TCACCGTCATGGCATCGATGAGATACTGTTTTTCAGACATTTGCGAATTCCTCTTCTGCATATTCGACCTCACACATTGGACAAAATGCCCCTGAAAAATGTTGCTCCGGATCTTTATCAAGTATAACTTGTCCCCCTTACTTTGGCCTGGAAACGAAGATTCGGACGAAAGCTCCACTTTGCCGTCCATTCTCAGGGGAACGGCATTGAAAGACCCTTGCAGGGACTGCATTATGGTATCGTGATAAAAGAGGTCATATTAAGAAGAGAGTCCTGGAAAAGCAAGAAGCTAAATGCATTGCCCCCTCTCAAGGGATTTTTAGGATAAGAGAGAGAATTGCTCTTGAAATCCCCCATCTACCATGGAGACACAAAGATCACAGAGGAATTCCATAAAAATTCCAAAATCTTCTCTGTGCCCTCCATGTCTCCGTGGTGAATAACTGGATATTGGAATCCGCCAACTCCCTAAAGTCCCCCTTTTGAAAGGGTATTGGGAGATGTCGGAAACGACAAGATCATGGGAGACACCCAAAATGGGAATTGCTGATGCTTTGCAAGGAGTTTGAAAAGAGAGGAATCCGGGAAATAGGGGGATAAATAGATTGAATCACCTTGGGAAATAAGCTATGAAGCCTAGGATATAATCGTCGACCCCATGGGATTTGGATTCTTTTTCCCGGTATTTCAATGGAAAAGAGGGGTTGAGGTGCAAAATCATAATGGAGGCCGTTTGAAATGGAAATGAAGGATTTTGTGAAAGCAGCTATCAAGAATGTCAGCAAGAAATTGGCTGATGGATCTCTAGATAAGCACGAAGAAGGCTACAACGATTCTGAAGAAATGCTCTTGGACTGGATATGGATTGAACTGAAGGAAGAATCTCCGGACAAGGACGCCGTCATCAATATGGATCTCGACGACCTTTACGAGGTCATAGAGGGTTCGGCGGACATGATTGAAGATTATCACATCATCCTTGAGTCCATCAAAGCTGAAGCCAGTTGATGGAAAAGATTTTCAGCGGCAAACCGGAGCGCCCTCATACGGGCGCTTTTTTTGTTAGAAGGGACAAGAAATAGAAAATGAAACCTGTCAAACTCCATCCGGGAAGAGAGAGGCGCATTCTTCAAGGGCACCGTTGGATCTTCAGCAATGAAATTTCGAACAGCCTTTCGGATTTCGAACCGGGAAGCTGGGTTGAGATCTTTTCACACAAAGGTGTTCCTCTCGGCACGGGATACATCAATCCACGTTCTTTGATTGCGGTCCGGCTGGTATGCCCTGCGGGGCAAAAACCTTCACGAGACTACTTTCACAGCCTTCTCCGGAAGGCGATAGCCCGCCGCGCCGAGTTTTTATATCCCGATTCCCAGTGCTATCGTGCTGTCTATGGGGAATCGGACGGCCTGCCGGGGCTGGTGGTGGACCGATATGGAGACATGGTGGTCTACCAGATCACGACATTGGGAATGTCCCTCATGGAACCTTTGGTGCAGGAACTTCTGATGGAGATCATGCAGCCGCGGGTTTTGGTCTTTCGTCACGATGCTCAAGTGAGAACCCTCGAAGGGCTTCCCCTGGAAAAAGGCATCGCCTTCGGGGAAATTCCTCCGGAACACTGGGTGGATGTGGATGGAATCGCATTTCAGGTATCCCCGCTGGAAGGGCAAAAAACCGGGCTCTTCCTGGATCAGAGGGATAACCGTCAGGCCCTGCGCCGCTGGGTGAGGGGCAAGAAAGTCCTGGATCTCTTCTGCTACAATGGGGCGTGGAGTCTCTCCGCAGCCTTGGGCGGAGCGGAAGAAGTGGTGGGAGTGGATCAGTCCGCCGATGCCATCGCACAGGCTGCAAACAATGCCCTGCGCAACGGAGTCGAAAGTTCATGCAGGTTTCAAAGGGATGAAGTCTTTCATTTCCTCAAGGGTGCCAACAGGCATGCCTTCGATGTGGTCATCGTGGATCCGCCCGCATTCGTGAAAACCAGGAGTGCCCTGGCGGAAGCCAAAAAGGGATACACGGACCTCAACCGACGGGCCCTCATGGCTCTCAAACCCGGTGGAATCCTGGTCAGTTGCTCCTGTTCTTACCACCTCAATGAAAGCCTCTTCAGGGAAATGCTCCTGCAAGCGGCTCAGGCTGCCGGCCGGCAGCTGCGGCTCCTGGAAGCGAGAGGCCAGGCCATGGACCATCCGGTTCTGCTCTCCATGCCCGAAACTCACTATCTGAAGTGTTATTTCCTCGAAGCTTTCTGACAGGAATAAATCGGGGCGGTAAAAAACCGCCCCGATTTGATGATCCCATATTTTTGCTACGGATGTCTCAATTTTTGGGTTCCGGCGCATTTTAGAGACGTGGCATAAAACTTTCCTCGTCGGTGAATTCTGAAATGACCGGTTCCACGTGCATGGATTCCAATTTATTCAAACCATCTACCAGCGCTTTGGCGCTTGCCAGGACAATGTCCGTATCCACGGCGCGCCCGTTGACCAGGCATCCATTTTCCTCCAGGCGGATGGTGACTTCTCCCTGAGCATCCGTGCCGGAAGTCACTGCATTGACTTCATACCGCACCAGGCGAGGGAACCTTTTGACCATCTTGCAAATGGTTTTGAAAGCGGCATCCACGGGTCCGTGGCCGAACCCCGCGTCCTGGACGACCTGACCGTCCACCTCCAGCTGGACCGTGGCATTGGGAACGGAAATGGAACCGGCAGTCACATTGAGATAAAGGAGTCTATAGCGCACCTGTTCCAGAGCCGCTCTTTCCCCCAGGAGCAGTTCAAGGTCTGCATCGTAAACGAGTTCCTTCTTGGCAGCCAAGTCCAGGAAAGCTTCATAGCATTCTTCGAGCTTTGGCTCTTCCATTTCATAGCCGAGCTCTGCAGCCCGGGTCTTGAAGACCGCAAGGCTGGTTTCCGAGTTCAGAAGGTCGCCCACATTCTGAATGCCCAGATCTTGCGGATTGATGATTTCAAAAGGAGGCTTTTCCGTGGAATCCGCCAGCTGAGGGACAATGGATTCATAAACAAACACATTGGCTCCAATTACCGGCTTATGAGGCTGGATGGTGATACCGGTCAGGCGCCTCAGCAGGCGGCATGTGGGATAGATCTGGTCCAGTTGAATATTGGTTTGAGCGTTGAAATGAGCGGAATGCGTACGCAAGGCTACCACTATCTCTTCCAGAGGCGCGTTTCCTGCGCGTTCACCTATTCCATTTACCGTACACTGAACCTGTTTCGCCCCCTCGGTGACAGCCGTGAGAGAATTGGCTACGGCAAGTCCCAAATCGTTGTGGCAGTGGATGCTGAAAACGACTTCGTTGAAATGCTCCACTTCTTTGCGCAGGCGTCCGAAAAGATTACTGACACCGGCAGGAACGGCACATCCGATGGTATCGGCCAGATTGATCGTAGTGGCACCGGCTTCAATGGCGGCCTTTACCAACCGCACTACCTCGTCGGGATTCGCCCGAAAAGCGTCCACCAGCGAGAATTCCACATCGGATGTAAATCCTTTGGCTTTCTCGACAGCGGCAACAGCCAGTTCAAGGGCCTGTTCCGCGCTTTTTTTCAGGAAGTGTTCCCGGTATTCCCGCGATGCGGGCACAAAGGTATGAATCCTCGCGCGCGGAGCATCTTTGACGGCACTCCAGGCAATATCGAAATCTCTCGAATTGGTGGCCCGGGCCAGCACCGTCAGCACCGGTCCCTCTATCTCCTTGGCTATCCGTTCCGCAACCGTGTACTGTTCTTCCGAAGCTGCGGGAAATCCGATATCGAGAACATCCACCTGCAGACGCGCAAGCTGCTTGGCAATTCGAAGCTTTTCTTCGACCGTTAAAATGGTCCCCGGTGATTTTATGCCGTCGCGCAGTGTGGTATCATAAATAAGAACCTGCCCCATTGGCTCCTCCTCATCTCTTAGGAACAATCAGCTTTCCGGCCTGGATTTTCTGACGCCTTTTCTTTCGTGATAGTTGCAGGCAAAAAGGGTCTTGTCAACTTTTTTCAAAAAAAAAGCATAAGGTTAAAGGAGTCAAGGAGTCAACGTTGCATCACTGCATTTCTCCACGGATCCATGTCAGGTCCTCCGGATCGAAGACATAGTGCTCTCGGCAGAACTCACAGGTAACTTCGATCTTCTGCCGATCGGCAAGCAGGGATTCGACCCCCTTCTTCCCCAGGGAAAAAAGCGCCCTTTCGACCCTCTCCCTGCTGCAGGAGCATCGGAAGGCAATAGCGCGCTTTTCCAGCGTATGGTAGGGGATGCCCTCGAAAAGAAGCGCGAGCAAATCCTCAGGGGTCTTCCCGCTCCGCAGAAGTTCGGTGATGGATGGCAGCTTGCCGATCTGTTTGATCAGCTTATCCACAATCTCTTCATTCGAAGGGGGAAGGGATTGAATCAGAAAACCGCCCGCAGCAGAGACTCTTCCATCCGGTTCCAGGTAGACCCCCAACCCCACCGCCGATGGAATCTGTTCCGATTCGATGAAGTAAAACGCAAGGTCTTCGGCGATTTCGCTCGTGTAAAGCTGCACCGTTCCTTTATAAGGTTCTTTCATCCTCAGATCTTTGGTCACCGTGAGAAAGCCTGACCGTCCGAGGCCGTTTGCCACATCGAGTTTCCCATCCTTTAAAGGAAGATCGGCTTTGGGTTCCCCTACATAGCCACGGACCACCCCGTTGCTTTCAGCTTCGACGATGATTTTTTTGAGAGGGCCGTTCCCTTCGAATTTGAGGGCCACCGTCTGCCCCGTCTTCAGGAGAGCCCCCATCAGGGCCCCGCCTCCCAGGGCGCGCCCCAGAGCGACAGTGGCCAGAGGATACGTGTCGTGGCGCAGGCAGACTTCATTCACCAGATTGGTCGTGACACAGGCCAGAGCCCTTACATTTGCTTCCTCGGAAATGACCCTCACCAGGTAATCCATTTGAGACATTCTCCTCATCCTCAATGATTGGTTTTCGATGCGCCCTGCTTCAACGCAGTCCCACACACCTTCCCGCTTCAGTCGGAGGTGTGAGCTTTTCAGCATGAGAATTGCCGAACGTTTTGCTTGTCTCCATAACCTTATCGGGATAATAAAATATAAA
This region of Desulforhabdus amnigena genomic DNA includes:
- a CDS encoding class I SAM-dependent rRNA methyltransferase — protein: MKPVKLHPGRERRILQGHRWIFSNEISNSLSDFEPGSWVEIFSHKGVPLGTGYINPRSLIAVRLVCPAGQKPSRDYFHSLLRKAIARRAEFLYPDSQCYRAVYGESDGLPGLVVDRYGDMVVYQITTLGMSLMEPLVQELLMEIMQPRVLVFRHDAQVRTLEGLPLEKGIAFGEIPPEHWVDVDGIAFQVSPLEGQKTGLFLDQRDNRQALRRWVRGKKVLDLFCYNGAWSLSAALGGAEEVVGVDQSADAIAQAANNALRNGVESSCRFQRDEVFHFLKGANRHAFDVVIVDPPAFVKTRSALAEAKKGYTDLNRRALMALKPGGILVSCSCSYHLNESLFREMLLQAAQAAGRQLRLLEARGQAMDHPVLLSMPETHYLKCYFLEAF
- a CDS encoding 2-isopropylmalate synthase, with the translated sequence MGQVLIYDTTLRDGIKSPGTILTVEEKLRIAKQLARLQVDVLDIGFPAASEEQYTVAERIAKEIEGPVLTVLARATNSRDFDIAWSAVKDAPRARIHTFVPASREYREHFLKKSAEQALELAVAAVEKAKGFTSDVEFSLVDAFRANPDEVVRLVKAAIEAGATTINLADTIGCAVPAGVSNLFGRLRKEVEHFNEVVFSIHCHNDLGLAVANSLTAVTEGAKQVQCTVNGIGERAGNAPLEEIVVALRTHSAHFNAQTNIQLDQIYPTCRLLRRLTGITIQPHKPVIGANVFVYESIVPQLADSTEKPPFEIINPQDLGIQNVGDLLNSETSLAVFKTRAAELGYEMEEPKLEECYEAFLDLAAKKELVYDADLELLLGERAALEQVRYRLLYLNVTAGSISVPNATVQLEVDGQVVQDAGFGHGPVDAAFKTICKMVKRFPRLVRYEVNAVTSGTDAQGEVTIRLEENGCLVNGRAVDTDIVLASAKALVDGLNKLESMHVEPVISEFTDEESFMPRL
- the hslO gene encoding Hsp33 family molecular chaperone HslO gives rise to the protein MSQMDYLVRVISEEANVRALACVTTNLVNEVCLRHDTYPLATVALGRALGGGALMGALLKTGQTVALKFEGNGPLKKIIVEAESNGVVRGYVGEPKADLPLKDGKLDVANGLGRSGFLTVTKDLRMKEPYKGTVQLYTSEIAEDLAFYFIESEQIPSAVGLGVYLEPDGRVSAAGGFLIQSLPPSNEEIVDKLIKQIGKLPSITELLRSGKTPEDLLALLFEGIPYHTLEKRAIAFRCSCSRERVERALFSLGKKGVESLLADRQKIEVTCEFCREHYVFDPEDLTWIRGEMQ